In Deltaproteobacteria bacterium, a single genomic region encodes these proteins:
- a CDS encoding DEAD/DEAH box helicase — MTFDDFFRKATSRDPYAYQRAFAAAESLPDLLEAPTGSGKTATAVLGWLWRRLHGSPTQRDEAGTRLVFCLPMRTLVEQTHRAVIEWVRRLNLGPERLGVHLMLGGAVDDGWEQHPDRDTIIIGTQDQLLSRALMRGYAMSRYRWPVHFALLNNDCTWVIDEVQLMGVGASTASQLQAFREQLGVAGSAKTVWMTATLAEGRLRTVDVRRALSRQPFVAAEPALERRLRARKTLERAATPLGKKGSLAPLAKEIAAAHVPGTLTLVVVNRVQRAQELYALLGHEPGLEATALVHSRFRPIDRRRIQDAALAGTFVGVLVATQAIEAGVDISAKTLFTELAPWASLVQRFGRLNRAGEHESARAVLIDIETEDANLCLPYEADALVAARTKANALTDVGPASLATIATEAESPTLPVLRGKDLIELFDTEPDLAGHDIDVAPYVRATDDRDVQVAWRELGDEPPGLDAPDLQRDELCQVPVHELEKLTKGKSVWRFDGLRRAWVEVERLFPGLAVVVDVGVGGYRPDAGFTRDRADVPPAVAARGEPPDADAADSLTFGGDYITMRTHAEDTAVHMRALLDRLGRHTAAIVDEPVLIDAARWHDAGKVHPAFQQMLIEHLPGDDPRRTGGPWAKSDGRHGGRNPRRFFRHELASALAWLAAGKSDLGAFVVAAHHGKVRIALRARPGEEPPTDRPHCRFAHGVHDGDTLPSVDLGDGEIVPEQALSLACMELGGGEGHEAWSDQMMRLLERHGPFRLSYVETLVRVADWRASQQRDRHQGGPDAG, encoded by the coding sequence ATGACCTTCGACGACTTCTTCCGCAAGGCTACGTCGCGCGATCCCTACGCGTACCAGCGCGCGTTCGCTGCTGCGGAGTCCCTGCCCGATCTCCTCGAGGCGCCGACCGGCTCGGGTAAGACCGCGACCGCAGTGCTGGGCTGGTTGTGGCGGCGCCTGCACGGCAGCCCGACGCAGCGCGACGAGGCGGGCACGCGGCTGGTGTTCTGCTTGCCGATGCGCACGCTGGTCGAGCAGACCCACCGTGCCGTCATCGAGTGGGTGCGCCGTCTGAACCTCGGCCCCGAGCGACTCGGCGTGCACCTCATGCTCGGAGGCGCCGTCGACGATGGATGGGAGCAACATCCCGATCGCGACACCATCATCATCGGCACCCAGGACCAGCTGCTGTCGCGCGCGCTCATGCGCGGCTATGCGATGAGCCGCTACCGATGGCCCGTGCACTTCGCCCTGCTTAACAATGACTGCACGTGGGTCATCGACGAGGTGCAGCTCATGGGCGTGGGCGCCTCGACGGCGTCGCAGCTGCAGGCCTTCCGCGAGCAGCTCGGGGTCGCCGGCTCAGCAAAGACGGTGTGGATGACAGCGACCCTGGCCGAGGGGCGCTTGCGCACCGTCGATGTGCGGCGGGCGCTATCGCGGCAGCCATTCGTCGCGGCCGAGCCCGCGCTCGAGCGCAGGCTGCGGGCACGCAAGACCCTCGAGCGCGCCGCGACCCCACTAGGCAAGAAGGGCTCGCTCGCGCCGCTGGCCAAGGAGATCGCCGCTGCTCACGTGCCCGGCACGCTCACACTCGTGGTGGTCAATCGCGTCCAGCGTGCGCAGGAGCTGTACGCGCTACTCGGCCACGAGCCTGGGCTCGAAGCGACTGCGCTCGTGCACTCGCGCTTCCGACCGATCGACCGCCGCCGCATCCAGGATGCCGCGCTCGCCGGCACGTTCGTGGGCGTGTTGGTCGCGACCCAGGCGATCGAGGCCGGCGTCGACATCTCCGCGAAGACGCTGTTCACCGAGCTCGCACCCTGGGCATCGCTGGTCCAACGCTTCGGCCGGCTCAATCGCGCGGGAGAGCACGAGTCCGCCCGCGCGGTCTTGATCGACATCGAGACCGAAGACGCCAACCTCTGCCTGCCCTACGAGGCCGATGCACTGGTCGCCGCACGCACGAAGGCGAACGCACTCACCGACGTCGGCCCGGCGTCGTTGGCCACCATCGCGACGGAGGCCGAGAGCCCGACCCTGCCGGTGCTGCGCGGCAAGGACTTGATCGAGCTGTTCGACACCGAGCCCGACCTCGCAGGCCACGACATCGACGTGGCACCGTATGTCCGCGCCACCGACGACCGCGACGTCCAGGTCGCGTGGCGCGAGCTGGGTGACGAGCCACCCGGGCTCGACGCACCGGACCTGCAGCGCGACGAGCTGTGCCAGGTGCCCGTGCACGAGCTCGAGAAGCTCACCAAGGGAAAGTCGGTGTGGCGATTCGACGGCCTTCGCCGCGCGTGGGTCGAGGTCGAGCGCCTGTTCCCCGGGCTCGCGGTCGTCGTCGACGTGGGCGTCGGCGGCTATCGGCCCGACGCCGGCTTCACGCGCGATCGCGCCGACGTACCACCCGCGGTGGCAGCCCGCGGTGAACCGCCCGACGCCGACGCGGCCGACTCGCTCACGTTCGGAGGCGACTACATCACCATGCGGACGCACGCCGAAGACACCGCCGTTCACATGCGCGCGTTGTTGGATCGCCTCGGTCGGCACACCGCCGCGATCGTCGACGAGCCGGTGCTGATTGACGCCGCGCGATGGCACGACGCCGGCAAGGTCCACCCCGCATTCCAGCAGATGCTGATCGAACATCTCCCCGGCGACGATCCTCGACGCACGGGTGGGCCATGGGCGAAGAGCGACGGCCGACACGGCGGACGCAATCCCCGACGCTTCTTCCGGCACGAGCTGGCGAGCGCGCTCGCCTGGCTCGCGGCCGGCAAGTCCGACCTCGGCGCGTTCGTGGTTGCCGCACACCACGGCAAGGTTCGCATCGCGCTGCGGGCTCGTCCCGGCGAGGAACCCCCAACCGACCGACCGCACTGCCGCTTTGCCCACGGCGTCCACGACGGCGACACGTTGCCGTCCGTGGACCTCGGCGACGGTGAGATCGTGCCAGAGCAGGCGCTCAGCCTCGCGTGCATGGAGCTCGGCGGCGGCGAAGGCCACGAGGCGTGGTCGGATCAGATGATGCGATTGCTCGAGCGCCACGGGCCCTTCCGGCTCTCGTATGTGGAGACCCTCGTGCGCGTCGCCGACTGGCGCGCGAGCCAGCAACGCGACCGACACCAAGGAGGCCCCGATGCCGGCTGA